Genomic DNA from bacterium:
GCAACGAGACAAACATGCAAAGACCGACGATCCCGGCGCGACATCCACGGGGATCGATTCCCCGGTGATCGACGCTTGGTCGATGCTCGACTCGCCGAGCGTGACGACGCCGTCCGCCGCAAGCCGTTCCGCGGGCCGGACGAGCACGGTATCGCCGACGCGGAGGGTGTCGGCTGGCACCACACGCGTCTCCCCGTCACGGCGAACGAGCGCTACGGCGGGGCGCAGCGCGACGAGGGTTCGAATCGCGCGCCGGGTGCGTCCCAGCGCGTAAAACTCCATCGCGTTGCTCAGAGAAAAGAGAAACAGCAGCACGCTGCCTTCCGCCCAGGCGCCAAGGGAGGCCGCACCGACCGCGGCGGCGAGCATCAACACGTTCACGTCGATCCGACCGCGGCGCAGCGCCGTCCATGCGGTGGCGGCGCTCCCCGTCCCCCCCGCCAGGTACGCTACGGTGTAAAGCAAAATACCGGTCTGCGAGGCGGCCCCCCCAGCTAGCCACGCCGCGAGTTGGCTGACAAGACAAACGAGCGGTTGCGCGGCAGGCAGTACCTGCCGAATCGGAGAAGCCTCGGGCAGACGTACGGGTGGTGATGGCATCCGCGCAGAGACCGGACGGCCGGATGCGACTGACCGTGTCACCATAAAAGCGTACCTCCTCCCTCACCGTACCGCGGATTGCCGCGAGGCGCATCGGGCGAACGTTGGATTATCTCTCGGGTGGGGAACCAAGGATCAGGATAAGCGGCCGTACCTGAATTCGTTCTGCCTTGCACAGCTTCCAAAAGGCCACCGAAACCTCTGCGTGCAGAAAATACGAGGCTTTCCCGAGCGTCGGTCGGATCGAGACCTGATGTTCTGCGTTCGAGTGACAGTGTAACCTTTTCTTGAGTGTGCGTTTGGCCGTCGGAGGCGAGTGAGCAATGCTGGGGACCCACCGCGAACAGGGACTCGTGCGCTCCCACAAGCCGCCCGTGAAAATCACGCAGATCCTCGCGGAGGTTTTCAACGACGAACACGATACCACGGTCGGCGGTGTCGTAGACGGTATCAAGGACCGAGGATTCGGGTTTCTCCTGCTCATTTTGGCCTTCCCAACTCTCGTACCAGTTTTGCCGCCTGGCTCTGCCACGGTAGTCGGCTTTCTGTATGTCCTGTTATCGGTCCAAATGCTGTGGGGGGCTGAACGGCCATGGTTACCGAAGCGTATCCGTGCATACCGAGTTCCCAAACCTATTGTCACGAGATTACGTCAGTTTGGCTTAATGGTCTTCGAGCAGATCGAGCGCGTGTCCCGACCCCGCGCCATGTTGGTGCCAGACTACGTCACATTTCGCGTAGTCGCTTTGGCTGTACTCCTGTTGGGACTCGTCTTACTCAGTCCTTTGCCGTTCCTACACACGCTCCCCGGCGTGACGGTGCTCATCCTAGGCGCCGGGCTTCTTAATCGTGACGGTGTGCTGATACTTGGAGGGTTGATGCTGGCGACGATAGCTCTGGGCATCGTGGCGCTCGGGACCAAGATATTATACGTTGTTCTCCGCGGCCTGCCATACTGGCGACAATACTGACCGCACGTCTTTGGGCCGGGGACGACGATCAGCCTGGGCCGCAACCTTGCGGTTTCCCAGAAACCTATCGGACGAGTTCCGCGACAGGCGGTCTGTCTCTGGCAACCCGATAAGCCCTAAGGCGACGGCGACGGTACCCGCTGAAGTTCCGCGAGCAGTGCCTGTTCACCATGATCCTCGTAGATGGCGAGCAATCGTTGACGCTCATCCGCGATTGTAACCGCGGTAAGGTCCGTTCCACTCGGCTTGATTCGTAGTTGGGCCAACATTGCCTGAAGCCCCTGCCCCTGGTAAACGTCGAGCAGTTGTCTGTGTAGCGCCGCCACGATGGCTGCTTTGGCGATCATCGTTTCCGCGTCGTCTTGTGCTCCCCGCACCACCGCAGGTTCGCTAGTCTTCCAAACGCTGCTGTCTTCAAACTTCACCCGCGACACAGTCACGACCACTCGCCCAATCGTTCCTTGATAGGCCCAGTAGGTGAGCCCTACCCCCGCCTTTGTCCCCTTCAAGACGGGCTTCGACGGAACGTGGATGTATACGTTGGCGTCCGACACGGTCGAGATCTCGCCAGTCCACGAGGTGTTCCAGGCAGAAACTACGTTGATATTGCGGAGGCGGACCTCCTCGCCAAAGGGGTTGAATGCCTGTGCGTGTAGTTCGAATGCTGTGATTCCCCTATCCGCGACATTCCGGACTTGAGCTACCCGCAACGCGAGACTCGGGACATGGTCTGCGCGCTTTCCATCCTGCAGCAGTGGGTGTGGATATGGTCGCAGCCACGCCGTAGCCTCCGTAATCACAAGCGGAGCGCCGCTCGGCGTGATGATCTCGACGGGAACGAGCCCCGCGGCGACACCCATGGACGGCACACTCACAGTCGCTAGGGCCACCGCGACCACCATGGTCAGTGTCTTCATCGTCTCGCCTCCTGCGGCGGCGCGGCCGCATCCATAACGCGGTCCTGGCCGGCGGTTTCCAAGCACGGCCGGGGTCCGGGCTCTTACTCTGAAGGAGCACATCTTTCTACCCCAACGTACCGTCGCGGCCGCGGAGTCGCTATCCGATCTCTGTTCGATTGCTGGTCGGACATACAGAGTACGACACGCCGTTAAACCACTGCGGTAACTGCATTACGGCGCAGTCTGTCGCAACCGTCCGATCTGGCCTTGATCGCAGGCTACGATCACCGACCGATTGCCCGTGGATGTCCCTTGGTCGAGAATAAGAGGTGGCAGGCGCGGCAACCGCTCGAGGAGATCAGGCGCACATCGTGCGCGAAGGAACGATAGCCCCATGTCGCTCATCCGACGTACTACGTTCGCTATCCTTGCGGGAGCGTTGATGACTCTCGGCGCTTCTCCTGTGGTGGGACCCATGCCCATCGCCATGGCGGCGCTCTTCACCATGAGCGAGCAGCAAGAAATCCAGATCGGCCGCGAGGTCGAGCGCCAACTTGCGCAAAAGCCGGGGTTCATCGACGACCCTCGTCTGACGCAGTATCTCGGTGACATCGGCCACCGCCTCGCGGCAGTCTCCGAGCGACCTCGCCTGCCTTGGACGTACCACATTTTGCGGGACAACGGCGTCAACGCCATCGCCGCACCGGGCGGTTATGTGTTTGCGACTCGAGGATTGTTCGGGTTCGTTAGATCCCGGGACGAACTGGGCTTCGTCATCGGCCACGAGACAACCCACGTTGCCCACCGGCACGCGGTCGAACTGGCCCAACGTGACCTCGAAGTGCAGTTCGGTGCAACTATTCTTGTCCAGATCGTGTTTGGCGGCAGTTATCCGGCCTACGTGCTAAGCCAGATCGGCC
This window encodes:
- a CDS encoding exopolysaccharide biosynthesis protein, with amino-acid sequence MLGTHREQGLVRSHKPPVKITQILAEVFNDEHDTTVGGVVDGIKDRGFGFLLLILAFPTLVPVLPPGSATVVGFLYVLLSVQMLWGAERPWLPKRIRAYRVPKPIVTRLRQFGLMVFEQIERVSRPRAMLVPDYVTFRVVALAVLLLGLVLLSPLPFLHTLPGVTVLILGAGLLNRDGVLILGGLMLATIALGIVALGTKILYVVLRGLPYWRQY
- a CDS encoding M48 family metalloprotease yields the protein MPIAMAALFTMSEQQEIQIGREVERQLAQKPGFIDDPRLTQYLGDIGHRLAAVSERPRLPWTYHILRDNGVNAIAAPGGYVFATRGLFGFVRSRDELGFVIGHETTHVAHRHAVELAQRDLEVQFGATILVQIVFGGSYPAYVLSQIGRQLIDAQYSRDKEYEADHYGVVYARTAGFDPTQSLAFFDRLRKQEKSQPGLARAFENHPETPARRAAICTELLGMGYHVVCPAT